The following coding sequences lie in one Cannabis sativa cultivar Pink pepper isolate KNU-18-1 chromosome 5, ASM2916894v1, whole genome shotgun sequence genomic window:
- the LOC115716760 gene encoding uncharacterized protein LOC115716760 produces the protein MKPKTSASSSSRSFQGDGPNWVLIAGGALLSTLSIRLGYKLKQAIDNNPNNTFRPAPKNAKFSERRKSSSSSRCPTHSNLYTFTEDHDATCFNCLSGKGGGMDLSCQQDNQMMTEPDGSLPLVTVPGPEFNKDNGVMWSSSPDRLELPPKPFNHHSNCSDSPCVSESGSDVYSKREVIHKLRQQLKRRDDMILEMQDQIVELQTSFNSQLAHSTHLQSQIDAANRELFDSEREIQRLRKAIADHCVGQSNDKSSTVPSWSSECINGHANGYHDGESNLEVAEKGRGGAEKIEMLKREIGELKEVIEGKDYLLQSYKEQKAELSLKIKELQQRLDSQLLNIL, from the exons ATGAAACCCAAAACAagtgcttcttcttcttctaggtCTTTTCAGGGAGATGGCCCCAATTGGGTACTCATTGCTGGGGGTGCGTTGTTAAGTACCTTATCAATTCGCCTTGGTTACAAGCTCAAGCAAGCTATTGACAACAATCCCAACAACACTTTCAGACCTGCTCCTAAAAATGCAAAATTTTCTGAAAGAAGGAAATCCTCCTCCTCCTCACGTTGCCCTACCCACTCAAATCTCTATACCTTTACTGAAGATCATGATGCCACTTGTTTCAATTGCTTATCag GTAAAGGAGGTGGTATGGACCTTTCATGCCAACAAGATAACCAGATGATGACCGAACCTGATGGTTCTCTGCCTTTGGTGACAGTTCCAGGTCCCGAGTTTAACAAAGACAATGGTGTAATGTGGTCATCTTCTCCTGATCGACTTGAGCTGCCTCCAAAGCCCTTTAACCACCATTCAAACTGCTCAGATTCACCATGTGTCTCAGAATCCGGCTCTGATGTCTATAGCAAGCGGGAAGTAATTCACAAGCTAAGGCAGCAACTGAAGAGAAGGGATGATATGATATTGGAGATGCAAGATCAGATTGTTGAGTTACAGACTTCATTTAATTCTCAGCTAGCACACTCAACCCATTTGCAGTCCCAGATTGATGCTGCAAACAGGGAACTGTTTGATTCGGAAAGAGAAATTCAGAGACTTAGGAAAGCCATAGCCGATCACTGTGTGGGACAATCCAATGACAAGTCCTCCACAGTTCCGAGTTGGTCATCTGAGTGCATAAATGGTCATGCAAATGGGTATCACGATGGAGAAAGCAATCTCGAGGTAGCGGAGAAAGGAAGAGGCGGGGCTGAGAAGATTGAGATGCTGAAGAGGGAAATTGGAGAATTGAAAGAGGTAATAGAAGGAAAAGACTACTTGTTGCAGAGCTACAAGGAGCAGAAGGCCGAGCTTTCGTTGAAGATCAAGGAGTTGCAGCAGAGACTGGATTCACAGCTCCTTAACATTTTGTAG